Proteins found in one Acipenser ruthenus chromosome 18, fAciRut3.2 maternal haplotype, whole genome shotgun sequence genomic segment:
- the LOC117424463 gene encoding ER degradation-enhancing alpha-mannosidase-like protein 2 yields the protein MLMKYLCTAFFCVFLIVNHATGKEFTEHDMAHYRERIKSMFYHAYNSYLENAYPYDELRPLTCDGQDTWGSFSLTLIDALDTLLILGNKTEFQRVVSVLQENINFDSDVNASVFETNIRVVGGLLSAHLLSKKAGMELEVGWPCSGPLLRMAEEAARKLLPAFQTPTGMPYGTVNLLRGVNPTETPVTCTAGVGTFILEFSTLSRLTGDPVFEKVARKALRELWKTRSDIGLVGNHIDVISSKWVAQDAGIGAGVDSYFEYLVKGAILLQDEELHSMFLEYDKAIRNYTKYDDWYFWVQMHKGTVSMPVFQSLEAFWPGLQSLIGDLDSAMKTFLNYYTVWKQFGGLPEFYSIPQGYTVDKREGYPLRPELIESAMYLYRATADPTLLQLGRDVVESIEKISRVDCGFATVKDVRDHKLDNRMESFFLAETVKYLYLLFDPDNFLHNDGSHFDTVSGPHGDCVLGAGGYVFNTEAHPLDPAALHCCSQARAERWEIVEILSGEREPPKSQTSSTGEPHEQTERIVLQDRKKRKMPVLSCPSQPFSSKLSILGQVFSTENT from the exons ATGCTGATGAAGTACCTGTGCACCGCGTTTTTCTGCGTCTTTCTAATCGTAAACCATGCCACAGGAAAGGAGTTTACAGAGCACGATATGGCACATTACAG AGAACGGATAAAGTCAATGTTTTATCACGCCTACAACAGTTACCTCGAGAATGCTTATCCCTATGATGAACTTCGACCTCTGACCTGTGACGGTCAGGACACTTGGGGCag TTTTTCTCTGACACTGATCGACGCACTTGACACACTGCTG aTTTTAGGTAACAAAACAGAGTTTCAGCGGGTGGTGTCTGTGCTGCAGGAAAATATTAACTTTGACAGCGATGTGAACGCATCAGTGTTTGAAACCAACATCCGAG TGGTGGGAGGCCTCCTCTCCGCTCACTTGCTGTCGAAGAAGGCCGGGATGGAGCTGGAGGTGGGATGGCCCTGCTCGGGGCCCCTTCTCAGGATGGCTGAAGAAGCTGCACGCAAACTTCTGCCAG CGTTCCAGACTCCGACAGGCATGCCGTACGGCACGGTGAACCTGCTGCGCGGAGTGAACCCCACGGAGACGCCAGTGACCTGTACTGCCGGGGTCGGCACCTTCATCCTGGAGTTCTCCACACTGAGCCGGCTCACTGGGGACCCAGTCTTCGAGAAGGTGGCCAGGAAAGCACTGAGGGAGCTCTGGAAAACACGTTCTGACATTGGGCTG GTTGGGAACCACATTGACGTGATCAGCTCCAAGTGGGTTGCGCAGGACGCAGGGATAGGAGCAGGGGTGGACTCCTACTTTGAGTACCTGGTGAAGGGAGCCATCCTGTTACAGGACGAGGAGCTGCACTCCATGTTCTTAG AGTATGACAAAGCAATTCGAAACTACACTAAGTATGACGACTGGTATTTCTGGGTTCAGATGCACAAAGGGACTGTGTCCATGCCAGTCTTCCAGTCTCTGGAAGCATTTTGGCCAGGGCTGCAG AGCCTGATCGGTGATTTAGACAGCGCAATGAAAACCTTTCTCAACTACTACACAGTGTGGAAACAGTTCGGAGGGCTGCCAGAGTTCTACAGCATCCCCCAGGGGTACACCGTGGACAAGAGAGAGGGCTACCCTCTGCGGCCAG AGCTGATAGAGAGTGCCATGTACCTCTATCGTGCCACCGCTGACCCCACCCTGCTGCAGCTGGGACGAGACGTTGTGGAGTCCATCGAGAAGATCAGCCGTGTGGACTGCGGGTTTGCAACG GTGAAGGACGTGAGGGATCACAAGCTGGATAACCGCATGGAGTCCTTCTTCCTGGCCGAGACGGTGAAGTATCTCTACCTGCTTTTCGATCCCGACAACTTCCTCCACAACGACGGCTCTCACTTCGACACGGTGAGCGGGCCGCACGGAGACTGCGTCCTGGGGGCGGGGGGGTACGTCTTCAACACTGAGGCGCACCCCCTAGACCCAGCCGCTCTGCACTGCTGCAGCCAGGCCCGGGCTGAGCGCTGGGAGATAGTGGAGATACTCAGCGGGGAGAGGGAACCCCCCAAATCCCAAACTTCAAGCACAGGGGAACCGCATGAACAAACAGAGAGGATTGTACTACAGgacagaaagaaaaggaaaatgcCAGTCCTGTCCTGCCCCAGCCAGCCCTTCAGCTCTAAGCTCTCTATACTTGGACAAGTGTTTAGTACTGAAAATACATGA